The window ATTCCATCTTCCACAGCGCCCCAGTCAGACTCCATTTCCCATCCTGATCACTGGGGCTCCAACTCCTCAAATGCCCCAAAGAAGACACTGTCTCCCATTATCCCCAAATGGGACGCCCTCTCCCTCAATGACCAATAGGACTCCATCTCCCATAGAGCCCCGAGGCGACTCCATCTCTGCCCTTGACCAAATAGGACTCCAGCTGGATCCATGGAGATCTGTGATGAGCGGTGACCCacaggggtcggtgctgggacCGATGCTCTTTAATATCCTCATCAATGAcatcacggaatcatagaattgctcaggttggaaaagaccttaaagatcatccaatccaacctCAACTTAACCATACTGTCCTAACATCGACAGTGGGGTCGGGTGAaccctcagcagtttgctgctgaccctgagctgtggggtgcagtgacacagcagagggatgggatgccatccagagggacccagacaggctgagcagtggggcCAGGTGAGCCTCataaggttcaacaaagccaactTCAAGGTCTGCACCCGGGTTAAAGCAACCCCCGTTACCAATagaagctgggggatgaaaggattgagtgcagccctaCCAAAAGAGGCCTGGGGGTGCTGACAGAtggaagctgggcatgagccagcagtgtgccctcacagcccagacagccaactgtaccctgggctgcatccagagcagcacggccagcaggtcagggaggtgctgctgcccctctgctctgtgctgtgaggcctcacctggagcactgtctgcaggtgtggagtcctcagtacaggagagacatggagctgttggagagcattcagaggagggccacaaaaatgatcccagggatggaacagcCCTCCTGTtcagatggagaagagaagggaaggctgcgaGGTGAGCTGAGAGCGGCCTGACAGTATCCAAAGGGGAGcgacaggaaagaaggggacagactcttgagCAGGGCCTGTGGTGACAGAATaagggaaaatggcttcaagctcaaagaggggagattcaggctggataaaaggaaaaagccttttacagtgagagtggtgaggcactgaacaggctgcccagagatgtggtgggtgctccatccctggagagtTTCATGGTGAGGCTGGACcagaccctgggcaacctgatctacccGTGGtttccctgtgcactgcagggcagtCGGATTACATGATCTTTAAAAgtgccttccaactctaaggattgtgtgattctatgattctatgattccaattCCCACAGTGCCCACTGGGACTCCATCTCTCCGAATCCCCCAACAAGACTCCATCTCCAAAATGCCCCAATGGGATTCCATGTCCATCAGTCCCCAAACAGGATTCTACCTCCCACAGTTACCAGTGGGACTCCCACAATGACCAATGGGACTCCATCTCTCATACAGCCTCAGTACAACTCCACCTCTGACCTTGACCTAATAGGACTCCACCTCTCATAATGCTCAATGGATCTCCATCTTCCATAATTACATCTGGGACTCCGTTTTCCAGTCTGCCAGCAGGACTCCTTCTCCCATAGTCTGTCACCAGGACTCCATGTCCCTCAGCCCTGCAACAGGACTCCATCTCCCACGTTGTCACTCATGGGTTCCATCTCCCAGCATGCCCCCAATGAAATTTCACCTATGGCTATGACACATTAACAATGGGATTCCATCTCCCAAACTCTGCCAACATGATTCCATCTCAAAAAATGCCACGAGGGGACTCCACGTCCCCAGCCCCCAATGGGACTCCAACTCCCGTAATTACCAATAAGACTCTATCTCTCATAGGGCCCCAGTATAACTCCATCTCTGACCTTGACACAATGGGGTTTCATCTCCCTGAGCCTACCACCAAGTCCCCATGTCTGAAAGTGCTACAATGGGACTCCACACCCCCCAGTCCCCAGTGGGATTCTGCATCCCCCAGGCCTCCAGTGGGATTCCACGTCCCCCAGGCCTGCAGCAGGACTCCATCTCCCATAATGCCCAATGGGAATCCATGCCCCCTCGTCCCCCAACAGGACCTTCTCCCATCATTACCCATGAGCCTCCATTTCTGACACTGCCTGCGGGACTCCATCTCTCAGAGGTACCTACAGGTCTCCATCCCTTATACCCACCACAAGGACTGCATCTCCAAAATGCCCCAATGGGACTCGATGTCCCATAATTACCACTAGGACTCCATCTTTCTTATGTCCCCAACGAGACATCATCTCTGACTTCAACCCAATGGGAATTAATCTCCCATAATGTCTATAATGGTCATCTATCTCCCACAATTACCAATAGGACTCCACTTCCCATAATCACCAGTAGGACTCCATCTCCCAGAATGCACCACAGGACTCAATAATCCAGAATGCCCACAGGACTCCATGTCCCAGAATGCATCATGGGACTCCATCACCCAGAATGCCCCAAGAGACTCAATATCCCAGAATGCACCACAGGACTCCATAACCCAGAATGCTCCAACAGACTCCATCTCCCAGAATGCCCACAGGACTCCATGTCCCAGAATGCCCACAGGATGCCATATCCCAGAATGCCCACAGGACTCCATAGCCCAGAATGCCCCAACAGACTCCATCTCCCAGAATGCCCACAGGACTCCATGTCCCAGAATGCCCACAGGATGCCATATCCCAGAATGCCCACAGGACTCAATAATCCAGAATGCCCACAGGACTCCATAACCCAGAATGCCCACAGGACTCCATGTCCCAGAATGCATCACGGGACTCCATCACCCAGAATGCCCCAACAGACGCCATCTCCCAGAATGCCCACAGTACTCAATAACCCAGAATGCACTACGGGACTCCATCTCCCAGAATGCCCACAGGACTCCATCTCCCAGAATGCCCCACGCCCTCCCGTCGTGCCCTGGGCGCTGTTTACTCGGAGGCCGCTCTCCTCCCGCCCACGTGCTCAGACCCCGCCCCCTGGTTGGCTCCGCCCCCTCGCTGGCCCCGCCCCCCGCAGCCGTCCCGGGGCCATGGCGGCGCGGGGTGGGCGCTCCGTttgggcggcggggcggccgtCCCCGCTGGGCGCTGTTCTGACGGCGGTGGCGGTGCTGACGGCGGTGTCGGTGTCGGTGTCGGCGGAGCCGCCGCCCGGGGCCGCGCTGTTGgaggccgcggggccgcgctggGGGTGGCGGAACCTGACGTGCCCCGGCTGCCGGCTGCTGTTCGGGGCGCTCGACCTCGCGCTGCAGGTCCGGGATcggcgggacggggcggggaggggggtcggagaggtggggggggatcGGAGACGGGACGGGATGAGGGGGGAGCGGGAAAGGACGGGGAGGGCGTAGGGACGGCGTCGAGGAGCAACACGGGAACGGGGTCAGCGAGGCTGGGACGGTCACGGGACGGGGATGGGGCGGGACTCGTGACAGCCCCCGcagggacgggacgggacgggacagGTTGTGACATGTGGTGGGGTCACGGGACGGGGCGGACGGGGacacggggcggggggggagcgGACATTGCCGGGTGGTAAAGGGGGGAAGGGAGATGATAAAGGGGAGGAAACggggagagaaggaaatgaaaaagggaagggggcagggaggggaaggggatgggatgggaaaagaaggggaaggggaagcgaataggagggggaggggaaggggaagggaaagggaaaggaaagaaaagggaataggaggggaagggaagggaacgggagggaaggggagggaaggggaggggaggggaggggaggggagggaagggaagggaagggaagggaagggaagggaagggaagggaaggggatgggaatTGGAGGGGATGGGAattggaggggaaggggaagggaagggaattggaggggaaggggaagggaaggcaagggaacaggaggggaaggggcagccGCTGCCGGTCTcacagccccgctccccgcTCTCCACAGCTGGAGCCCAACGTGGTGCGTGTGGGGCGCGTGGCCGCAGGGCTGTGCCGGGAGCTGCGCCTGGCGCGGGCCGAGATCTGCCAGCAGGCGGTGCAGCTCTTCCAGCGCGACGTGGTGGCCGCCTGGGCTCGTTCCGTGCTGCGCCCGACCGAGGCGTgcgggctgctgctgggcccgCGCTGCGGCCGCTGGGACATCCTGGGCTCCTGGAACATCTCCCTGCCCGCCGCCCCCAAACCCCCGGTGcggcccccgcagcccccgccgcccgGCGCGCCCACCGCCCGCGTGCTGTTCCTCACCGACCTGCATTGGGACCGGCGCTACGCGGCGGGCAGCGACCCGTCCTGCCCCGACCCGCTGTGCTGCCGCGGCCCCCGCGCTGCCCGGTCCGGGCGGTGCCGGTTTTTGGGGCGAATACGGGAAGTGCGACCTTCCGCTGCGCACCATCGCCTCGCTGCTGGCCGGGCTGCGCCAGGAGGGGCCCTTCGCTGCCGCGTATTGGACGGGCGACATCCCGGCGCACGACGTGTGGCAGCAGCGCCGCGAGGATCAGCTGCTGGCGCTGCGCACCGTCAGCGCGCTGCTGCGCCGCCAGCTGGGAGCGCTGCCCGTCTTCCCGGCTGTGGGCAACCACGAGGCCACCCCCGTCAATGCCTTCCCCCCGCCCTACGTGCGCGGCAACCAGTCGGCCGCGTGGCTCTACGATGCCATGGCCGAGGCTTGGCAGGACTGGCTGCCCCCCGCGGCTCTGAAGACCCTCCGGTGGGTGCCAGCTCGGGGCTGGGAGCCGCTCAGGGCGCTGCGCGGGGGGGGAGGCGGGGCACGGCGCAGCCCCGCAGCCGGCGCTGACCGCAGTGCTGACCGTGTGACGGTGATGGGATGAGGGGTGATGGCCTCAAACCGCACCGGGGGAGGTTCACGTTGGCAATCGGGGAaaattccttctccaaagagtcctggaatcatagaatcacaaggttggaaaggacctacgAGACCATCCGGTCCAACTGGAACAGACcgtgcagggaggtggtggggtcagtgtccctgggggtgttccagcactgtggggatgtggcacggAGGGGCTCGGTGGGCACGGTGTGGGTGGGCTGGGGTCGGCCTCGGAGATCTCggaggccttttccagccttcgtggttctgtgattctctgaccCTTCATTCCCTCCAGAGCCGCTGGGTTCTACACGGCACAGGTGTGGCCGGGGCTGCGCCTCGTTTCCCTCAACATGAACTTCTGCTCCCAGGCCAACTTCTGGCTGCTCATCAACTCCA of the Gallus gallus isolate bGalGal1 chromosome 1, bGalGal1.mat.broiler.GRCg7b, whole genome shotgun sequence genome contains:
- the SMPD1 gene encoding LOW QUALITY PROTEIN: sphingomyelin phosphodiesterase (The sequence of the model RefSeq protein was modified relative to this genomic sequence to represent the inferred CDS: deleted 1 base in 1 codon); this encodes MAARGGRSVWAAGRPSPLGAVLTAVAVLTAVSVSVSAEPPPGAALLEAAGPRWGWRNLTCPGCRLLFGALDLALQLEPNVVRVGRVAAGLCRELRLARAEICQQAVQLFQRDVVAAWARSVLRPTEACGLLLGPRCGRWDILGSWNISLPAAPKPPVRPPQPPPPGAPTARVLFLTDLHWDRRYAAGSDPSCPDPLCCRGPRAARSGGAGFWGEYGKCDLPLRTIASLLAGLRQEGPFAAAYWTGDIPAHDVWQQRREDQLLALRTVSALLRRQLGALPVFPAVGNHEATPVNAFPPPYVRGNQSAAWLYDAMAEAWQDWLPPAALKTLRAAGFYTAQVWPGLRLVSLNMNFCSQANFWLLINSTDPAGQLQWLVGVLEAAERDGEKVHIIGHIPPAHCLRSWSWNYYRIVNRFEGTIAAQFFGHTHVDEFEMFYDEETLTRPVSVAFVAPSVTTYINLNPGYRVYEVDGSYPGSSHAVLDHETFILNLTEANVPGAEPRWQRLYGAREAYGMASAFPADWDLLIRRFQDDERLFQRFWYHFHKGHPPREPCLEACKAALLCALRTGRSADPNLCRPLRPARPFRQIQEFWRQRRLC